GTTTAACGTTAATATTTATTtccttttgttgtctttttactACATAGTTAGAGGAAATCACATTGAACGCCATCGGAGTGAGCTAGCTCTTGTCGGCTAGTCGGTTAGCACTTTTTAGGGATTACTAGCCTGTTGGCTCTCTTCCAAACACTTGCCGatacaaataaattggattTACACACCTGTAGAGAGTGGATAAAATCCACAAAGTGCTACTTCTCTCGCTTTTCCATGACTCAAGAGACACGCCAACGGAgcgaaaaagagaaaaacttgtTCGCCGTACGCtctcggctaatgcacaattaAGCTAATGTCAAGTGGAACGGAAGCGACACAGCCTGGGTTTCCGGGTTACactttcaaattaaaacaaCTACTCGTCCTTTGCAAGGTCATGAGGATATCGAAGTGAAATGGTGTCATTCGTTGTTATTCAAAGGACAAAAACTGTTGAGGCTATTGTACAAGGTGATAGAGTGGAGTGCAAGTGCCGTGTGACGTGATGGATACAAacaagtttcaaaataaaagttaaactaACACATTGCTGCCACACACACCAGCAAGAACAAGTTCACTTATAACGTGATAAATTTCATGTTTAGAAGTAGCAAGTTTCGCCAACTCTCACACGTTAATGTTAACGTTAAATTTGAGTTTCACACTTTAATGTGATAAATATGTGATAATACGTTTCACATTTAATAATCATTAATCATTTTTACATGATAGGTTTCTCAGAGATGTTTTCATAaggcagagaaaaaaaagacaaaccaaATATCTGACTGTCTTTGTTTACTATAGTtcaaataatgacaataaatcCCACGAGTTACAAGAAAACAACGAGGGCGTTTTATTGGGTTAACAACAACATGGCAAAAGGATCCCACAGCAGCAGGAAACAGCACTTTTCCTATAGTGGACTATGATCATCATCTTTCCACATTTTCTGCTGTCGTCATTCCCAGTCGGGATTCACAGAAAGTTGCGCAGCATGTGGGTGACCCTCTTGGACAGCTGCTGGAACAGCGACATCAGGTTGCTATGGTGACAGAGAGTAAACATGGGAGATATTTGTTGGTGGGATTGGGAATGAAAATGGAGGGCAAGCACTCTTTCAAAAATTTGAActaatcaaaaaaacaaaacatttcatcAGCGAATAGGTAAGTTTGTGGATGCTGAAGTAAGCGGGGGTCGAGAgggggtgtacctaataaagcgACCAAGTCTCACCGGGGTCCTGCCGAGGTTCCGCTGCTGCGTTTGTGCTGACCACAGAAGAGCTTGGCCGCTCGCTGAACCCAGTACACCAGCACGGCCAGCAGGGGGCTTTTCACGGACATCTTTACTCTGGAACAAAAACTGATGCACAACACATCCCGCCCATCACTAGTTCGCAACATGCTGAGCGGATGCTAAACCGCTAATGTTAAAAGATTGGGTAGTTTTACTTTGGTttacttttattcattatttttcttttgttttagccacggaattaaattattaatttaatgattttttttttttttttttaataaagcatttttggggtattatttttatttggatcattttcatttataaaCTTGCTTCtaataaacacaacaaacatAGTTCTAGTAATATCTCCGAAACCTAGTAGGTTAGGCAGTACTACACATCAGTACAATAGTAATAGTAAAACAACTTCCTGCTTCTTCTCCATTACTTATCTCTCCATTAGTCACTTGTCTTCTTGACATCACTGCGGACAAATTGAACGTGGAACCCTAAAAAAATGCCTACCACACACAAGACTGCAACACCCTCTGCTTACCGATTCCTCCTGGGGTTTTAAAAGCTCCTCTTGCTTAAAAATAAGGGATGTCAGGAAGGCGGCGTCTCGGGGTGTAAACAACCCTAACCTCGTGCCTACGATCCGCCAGCCACGATAACTGCTGAGGTGGGCGCTTTTCAAAAGGTCCTGAAAGGTCCAGCGGCGCTTGGATAACATGGATGCATTGTGTCAAATGTGGCAGGGGCTATTTATGTGTTTTGGGGAAGGGGAGGGGGGTGACAGGTTGATAAAAAGTTCTCAGGTTGATGTGAAGCCTTGAGTCCAAGTCATGTAAAGCTGATAAACGAAATGACACCACCAATGAGGCAGTCAAAAGTCAATTCCTGGaatgttttttagttttgttttgttttttcccaatgCATAGTTTGCATACTGTATGTTAACAGCCTctgtcttttttgggggggaattgttagcattagccttgTTTCAGTTTATTATCAAATCAAATGTAAATGGCTCAAAAAGCTAAAAAATACAGTGGTGCACTTAAAAAGCaccaacaatgttttttttaattagaaaaataGCACTCCACAGTATATTACATAAAACCATACAGTAATGACATaatgaaatataattttaacaactgaacatttttttaattgtgatttcatgCTTTAACTCGGTTATTATGCTGCTCCTTCTGTTGTGCCCAACCTGGCCACCAGGGAGCagtaaaatatatacagtacataatatATACATGAAGAAGActgcgttgttgtttttttttcccctgcagaGGGTAAAGAATTGAAATCCTTGAGTATTGCTATAATGTTGACAGCGAAATAGAAAATGTcctatctgaaaaaaaaacgtatttggaaaatctttaaataaataaacatgcagAATATTTCAGtcagaaaataacacaaatttaAAGGGTTACTTTACTTAtctagcccattatagcaataaaaagttaatattttgtctataattaattttatactttcattattttttcatgtacatttagtacctttaaaaacacattttgcaacttgctgtcgactgaaaatgacatcacaagggctcaggtaaccaatcacagctcacctgttttctaggtttggtcatgcgaCATTcacaaggtgagctgtgattggttacctgagcccttgtgatgtcattttcagtcgacagcaagttgcaaaatgtgtttttaaaggtactaattgtacgtgaaaaataatggaaatatctAATTTATTAGAGGCAaactattaatgtttgactgccaaaaatagcgaaataaagtatccctttaagggtgttttttttaataataataaaaaaaaaagttaattaaaataCTATGATCTGAGGATAATATTAACATAGTAGAAACATTTTAAATCATGACCTTAATTCcataatgcctttttttttttttttaaacattgtgcaatcaaCATGAGGTCTTTTACGCGAGGcggtgaaaaaaaacatgagccatgtctgtttgtgtgtgaaGCCGAGTGGAAAATGTCCCATAATGGCAAATGTCTCTCCTGAGGGCGGGTGGGAGCAAAGTAGGTCTGGCAGGTTGTACTTTAACtcaagctgctttttttttttttttttttaaatcaaaaacgaCTCAACCAGACCGAATCTGAGGGTCGGAAAAAGCTCCATTTAATGAAGGTGGATGGCAGCGTGTGGATTGCGAGAGGCCTTAGAGCGAGCATGACGTGACGGCTTTCATCCTGAGTGTGGCCTCCTGCCTCATCGTGGGCACCAACCTCCTGGTGGCCGCCGCCCTCCTGCGCCTCCTGGCCAAGAGGCGCATCCAGAGCTGGTGCTTCGTCCTTAACCTGGCCCTGGCCGACACGCTGGTGGGCGTGGCCATCACCGGCCTGGCTACGGAGGACTTTGGGACCAACGTCACCTCCGCGGACCACATGCGGATGGCCTTCGTGATGTCGCCCTGCATGGCGTCCATTTTGTCCATGTTTCTGATCTCGCTGGACCGTTATGCTGCCATTAAGGCACCGCTGAGGTACTCCAGGTTCTCTGGAATGGGGACAGCGGTCGGGTCACTGGTGGCACTTTGGGCTTGTTCGCTCATTGTGGGATTCTTACCAGGTAAAATCTGTGACTTAAAGCAGTATTATGTTTAGATTTGCAGAATCTTCCATTTACGCAGGACCTAAAACTTTATTTGTTGTGTCTGGTATACATCTGCGGTACCTAAGACTTTTATACTTTTTGTAGGGATGcttgaaaccattttttttttttcaaaccggtaccgatactcaactcttgagtagtcacaccGATGTCAAATACTAAATACAGATACCACTACACTAGATATCACTACTAcataaaatccccccccccccccccccagaaatgtaattttaaagaaagaccaatAAAGCagtttcccttaaaaaaaaaaagaagaaattaataggaatgtaacgataaggccaatatcgtgatattaaaatatatttatgcaacacataaaaaaaaaaaagtcaggttgatttccatttgtgcagttctagcaccctctagtggctagtttattagtgcaatttaaatttcattagggatgttttggcctatgtttaaaatctatgctaattgtcagatgaaggggaacctagtaaatgcctcaatattgttattagagattgtaggtggtttatatgcattgctgttatgtacaaaagcataatattgtgctcttttttttttaaatatggccaACCCCTccactggcaaaatggccgccctctaatACTGATAAAAACAGGTCGTTTTTGCtgttttaactcatattccactaacacaatattaaccagaatatatttagactagtggacctgcatagaacatattattgccaattttttgagcggttgacttcctctttaagataATACTCCTGCCTTCACGTCCACAGTGATGGTCCGCCAGCTGCAGACAGACGGCTATGGCGGCCTGTGCGCCTTCTTCTCCGTCATCTACCCGCCAGGCATCATCGTCCTGCTCAGCGTCTGCTTCTTCCCCGTCCTCTCCGCCTTCGTCTACATCTACATGGACATCCTCAAGATCGCCTGCGGCCACCAACGGCACATTTCCCAGATCAGCCAGGCGGGCTCTCGGACGCACCCGCCCCAGTGGCCCCGAGCCATGAGCCGCTACTGGAGCCACGTCAAGGCCCTGAGGACCGTGGCCCTGCTGGTGGGCTGCTTCCTGACCCTGTGGTGTCCCTTCTTCGTGGTGAGCATGGTGCAGCTACTGTGTGCCAGCTGCCGGCTCATCACGGTTTTGGAGAACCACCTGTGGCTGCTGGGCATGTCCAACTCGCTCATCAATCCGTTAGTGTACGCCTGTTGGCAGAGGGAGGTAAGGACGCAGATAGCGGGCATGTTGGCGTGCCCGGTGGGAAGGCGGTCGGCTCACGGGCCGGTTTTGGATGTTGGGGATCGTCAGTCGCACACGCAGACTTGAACTCTGCAATTGCGCGTTTCTGGAGCTTACAACCGTCTTAATTTTGGCAAGAGAAGATCCTTCCATGTTATTTAACCAACCACCAACCAGATTCGAACCCAGAACACtttgactgtgaggcagatctACAAACCACATACGCCAACAATTGGTTGTGCATTTCAAAGTACATCCAATGAACTGATTCACAGACTGGAGATAACAAAGCCAAGCGTCTCGAGGTTATCTCAAGGTTTTCATATGTCGAGTTGATTATTCAGTCATGGAAACGTCCTGGTTTGCTCCACTCAATAAATCTGCCACCAGACCATGTGAATGAGGCTCCGTTTGGATACAATATTGACTTAAATGTCACTGCACACTTATTTCTATGTAATCTAATCTGGCAAGGCAAGATAGGTAATATGGCCTAATTCGGTGTTACTTGCCATTTCAGAGGGGTAATATAGCAGACGAAAAAATGCCCAAATAGGAAGTTGTGACAAAAGTGACCAAAATGGCACTTTGGCATTTATTCACCAACAAGAATGAGCAGGAAGGCATGCTAATGTCATCTGGTAACAAAATTCAATTCAGCAATCAAGAAACCCAAACCCATAAAGCATCAGGCTGAGGTAGAATGTATTTCTATAAACAGTCAACCCTGGTTGAGTTTGCAAATTGCCATTTGCAAACTCGCCTacagacaatatatatatatatttttttgcaggacTATGTGCTCAGAAATACACCTATCAGACGTCTATAGTGTTTACATCAAATTGTATCGTTTggccatttaaataaaaaatggccaaaCTCTTTTaccaccaaaaacatttaataactataagtaaaatcacgatgtataccgttataaatgttaaatgacaactacatttttttatttttttatttttatcaatgggcagtggcgcgatgcctggtcaatggcttgtggaatcaaaaacagccacgaactatggccagcagatggcagcactgtatctcttttcaatgggctgccggtgtatgaaatcacaatgaaacatgacaaatttcACAAAAAGCCCATTTTCTTCTTGACCTATTTTAAAATGGTGATTacgaaagaacggaataaggtagaaacatattttttttcctaatgaaagaatggaatccgaTCTTTCAAGTGGCAccaaccatgtttatgtagtaaaagcacacaatattctgtttgccttgaaagatgagttaaaacgCTCAAAATCGGTCGGCACTgtcagggttgttttttttttttgaaaacgtggcagtaaaagagttaatggccatttttaaatagcatttttttgctatttgtagctgGCCTTTTGGTCGCTCAACCAAATACCGTTTGTTCACAGTATTGTATACAGCGTGTGTGAGTGTGCCTTTGGTTTTGCTACATTGTGAGGCCCATACGTGCatgtttttccaggtttaactACCATCGTGGGGACCGACTTTTTTGTGGaggacattttggtggtccccacaagttcagacctttttgagggtcaagacttggttttagagtttagcttTGAATTGtgttatggttgaggttagagTAAGGAACGggggtaggcaatcatttttgatggttgagtttagggaaaggcattatgccaatgagaagtccccatgatgatacaaagacaaacatgtgcgtgtgtgtgtgtgtgtcagcttCGCCTTTGCTTCTCCATTCTGGCGGGTTCGAAAAACGGGTGCCACAGCGCCTCCTCCAGGGTGATGCGTCGGCCCGCGTCGTACTCCAGCATGCAGGCCAGAAGGTCCAACAGCTGCCGCTCGTCCTCGTCGCGTCTCGGCAAGCTCTGCCAAAACGCACCAGAacgacatcacttcctgtctgacTTCCTGCCTGCCTTCGTTCCTGTATCAAGCGCACCTTGAGAGGCTTGCAGTGTTTCTGTACGTATCTGCCTGAAGAGCTGTGCTCGTCCCAGTCCAGTCGGCCGTTGAGGACAGAGTGTTGCTTtctaaacacaaacacagcacATCACAGTTGCAGATTCATCAATTTGTGACaacttggtgccaaggaaccaTGTTGAGGAGCTTTGTTTAGACCAGATTAGTTTTCTGTGGTACCTGGTTTGTTTCAGCATGTGCGGCGGGATGGGCCCCAGGATTTTCTCCATCATGGCCAGGTGTTCTTTGCTGTCATGAGTCTGGAGCAACATACATGAataacaagcatttttttcccttctcttttttccattttcccccttttttcctttttttttttttttaaagtgggggAGAACCATCTTTTTGGATATTTCGTGAGCAGTGGAGTTAGTAAgtagagtaccgtattttccacactataaggcgcacctaaaagccttcaatttttttgaaaagctgaccatgcgccttataatccagtgcgccttatatatggatcaatactgagccgcaacagatctcgctgtcaagacgctatcggtgactctgcacgatcggtgacgcgcatgcgcagaagatcccgccatcttggatcgctagctaatattaatactttacctcagagaaaataataaaacagttgtttattcattttgggagtgaatggagttgtcagaaagctcgTTTGTaatctcttaactcattcactgccagtccaggacaaaaaaaaaatctttgacgtctaaaaccgtctatagcagtgaatgtgttaaagttggatgtccgcatgttttgaatattcttggagactacacaaaagttgttgtttttttaaactatgtgtattaaacgctgcaatttactgttgttgctttaatacctagttgatgcataacgaaaaagcttttttgcacattgttttattgcgtgtgcaggaaaaaaatgaatctttgacgtctaaagccgtctatggcagtgaatgtgctaataaagtttgactgacctatctgactgttttgttgacattccctttagcgcagcaccatctaatggatgcagaacgtaaccccagcctctactttagcgactttatatggaaaaaaagttttaaaatgtcattcattgaaggtgcgccttataatgcggaaaatacggtagtcacTGCGAGTGGCACATATTCTCATTCTgcccagaaaaagaaaaagttccaTGTCCACCATTTGGAAACTGctgttgtgtgtgtgctcaTACCGGGAATAGCGTCTGTCCAAGGTAGTACTCCAGGAGAACGCAGGCCAAACTCCAAACGTCACAAGACTGATTCCAGCCTAGACCTGACCACACAGGTTTAAATTATGAGCTATATTAGAAAAAGGAGCAGCAGAACATCCATTGAATTATAGCATTAAATCATAACgcgaaaaatgtttatttttagggGTGTTGGGCAATTAACATGTTTactcgtaattaatcgcatgacttcaacagttaactcatgattaatcgtaaattataaatgttttaaatgtacaagaaaatattttttcatactcactcattcacacacgtaagcttctgtgagtgagtgagtgagtgagtgagtgaaaaaaaaaataatccgtgcgtgctttcaaattgccgcgggagtgacgtcacgcagccgacacgttcgcccggccccgtttgcgacacgtcaccccccgctctgcgattggctggagggttgtaaacactgtctttccactgaaacctcccgctgtttacaaaacaaacacaaaatggcaaaatacaggctggggggggggggggggggggtggtgcgggtttaggacgaaatgaccacaaaaggttaacaaaaacacagatgtgtagactgagagaaagttaaagtgtgtatatcctgtatttaaaaagtgcattttcctgagtgaatccagcagacagcccctttaaaggaactttaaattaattcaaaattaacacacaaattttgacatccctatttttttacattgcaaTTAATTAGGTCATTAATGTATGTTCTTATAAAGTACAATACTATAgtgttatttataaaaaaagaaagaaagaaaagaaaattgtttcttttttttcttttttttggcacatcgaCTGTTTGTGTTGATTTACCGAGTATGATTTCCGGAGCTCGATAGTGGCGCGTGGACACCAGGGACTCGTGATGCTCGTGGTCAAAAATAGCGGTGCCAAAGTCCACCACCTTTACATCCAAACTCCTCATCTTCCTCTGTTCGAGTTTCTGACATACGCAAACATATAACAATACACTTCAGGTTTTATTTTGGAGTTTCAAAGGCAACTGTGGGGAGGCGTTTACCTTTCGCGGGTTGTACTCCATGTCATAGTCAGAGCAGACAAACAGGATGTTTTCCGGTTTCAGATCGGTGTGTGTCAGCTTATTGCGGTGCAGGACtggaaaaccacacacacacaaaaaatgccttaaaagGGGATCTattatgggaaatgtagtttttACTATCCTATGTACAAATAATTGGGTCCATAGAGTGCCTGTCTACCCATCATGTGAGAAATCAAATATCcaaagcttttttccccctgcttTTTCTGCATTGAGTTTTGTTGCACAGACCAGCAACCAGCTTGAACACACTGCTACGTTAGCTTTTTGCTAGTTGACCACTCACAGCTGACGGCTCGGAAGATCTGGAAGGCCATATGACGGATTTGCTCCACGCTGAATGGCAGGAACTGGTTTTGCCGCAGGACCTCGTAGGTACTGAGTCCCAGCAGCTCGAAGACCAGACACACGTGACCTTGGTGCTCAAACCAGTCCAACATCCGTACACAAGCACTGAGAAGAAGACACAGAAGAAATCCTGATGGACAGTTTGCAAACTTTTTTACACCATGCACAACCTAAAAATTACTTTGCTCTCCAAGTAACGTCATTATAACCAACATCAAAATGCAgcataacgaagtcatttcccACAAGTGACTATGTTAGCTGCACATAGCCAAAACTTTTTTGTTGGGTTCACAACTTGAAACAAATATTGCTTAGCTAACTAACAGTGATTAGTGTATTGCCACTCTGATCCCTGGATTCACTAAGTGTAGCGTTTCCATTTGTTTATGAAGTTGTGGCATTCCTCAGAGCTCCTTTCTAGAgccattgtttttttatttttttttatgcttcttAGGTACAATCAAGTGTTTGTCAAAACTGAGACAGTGATTTTATacctaaaaaaaagattaaatatcTTCATTTTTCTACAATAATGGccgtaaatatatatatatatatatatatatatatatatatatatatatatatatatatatatatatatatatatatatatatatatatctatctttataaaacagaaaaaatcattgaatattgattattttattagaaaaagGGGATAATAGAAATGAGTGATCTATTTAACTCAGGAGGTAGACAATTTTAGTGGTGGCCAACATCCTGATGAGATatttaaggcaaaaaaatatgacttaggcaattattttgaAGAGGATGATGATATTCATGTAAGCCACTGTAACATTGTGCATAGTTTGAACATTACCACAGTGCttaacaaaattaaaagaaaactaaaataatgattcaattaaaagGTATTGCGTGACCTAAATTAATGtttaaaatcaaacaaattCATAATGATTAAATACAAAACCTTAACTACAACTGAACTTTACTTTTGGAGTACTTTCATGAATCACGAGAGGAAATGTACTCAACTCACAATTTGCGGTCATCATCCAAAGTGTTGATCTCCTTCAAGACGGCGATCTCACACTTGGCCGCCTGACGGAAGCTTTTGATGTTGCGTACAATCTTCACTGCCACATGCGTGCCTCTGAAACACATATGCGAACATGTTGTTAATGCCAAAAGAAACTGATTTCCCGCTAAGTGAAACTCTTTAATTCTTTAACCCTGGATGACAAACAATcaatttttctcatttttagcACAGACAGAACATTTTCAGATCAAAATGTAGCTTACTTGTCTCGGTCAATACACTCCAGGACCTTTGCGAAGGCTCCCACTCCCAGTGTGGACACCACCTCATCTGGGAAAGACCGGTCGGAATTCATTTATTGACCGACTTTGAGGGACATCAGAAACAGAAAGAACAGAAACGTACACCGTTCTTTAATCACGAGGCCGACGTGGTAGACCAGGTGACCCTCCTCTTCATCGTAGTTGTCGCTCCCGCCGGCCTGACTCCTCGGAACCTCATCGTCATCGCTAAGGCGGGTGGACTCCAGCTGGGGTGAAGAAGAGCGAGAGTGCTACATGGTATGATGGACAACTTAACGGGGACATATAATGAAAAAGTGACTTTGTAATTGCTTTTACAGGGAATCCTGGATACATGGTGGTTCAGTATAACCTGGATTTTCATAATCATGGCTGAAAATGTTGTCAATGTCAAAGGTACCACTGATTGtttcttataaaaaaataaaataaaaatacatacagaATTA
The Festucalex cinctus isolate MCC-2025b chromosome 18, RoL_Fcin_1.0, whole genome shotgun sequence genome window above contains:
- the LOC144006607 gene encoding uncharacterized protein LOC144006607 isoform X2; its protein translation is MLSKRRWTFQDLLKSAHLSSYRGWRIVGTRLGLFTPRDAAFLTSLIFKQEELLKPQEESFLFQSKDVREKPPAGRAGVLGSASGQALLWSAQTQQRNLGRTPQPDVAVPAAVQEGHPHAAQLSVNPDWE
- the LOC144006826 gene encoding dual specificity protein kinase CLK4-like, producing MGRKDQDFGSWLDNNKAKRDSIQVEMKNSGSDNQHSSTESHNSLESTRLSDDDEVPRSQAGGSDNYDEEEGHLVYHVGLVIKERYEVVSTLGVGAFAKVLECIDRDKGTHVAVKIVRNIKSFRQAAKCEIAVLKEINTLDDDRKFACVRMLDWFEHQGHVCLVFELLGLSTYEVLRQNQFLPFSVEQIRHMAFQIFRAVSFLHRNKLTHTDLKPENILFVCSDYDMEYNPRKKLEQRKMRSLDVKVVDFGTAIFDHEHHESLVSTRHYRAPEIILGLGWNQSCDVWSLACVLLEYYLGQTLFPTHDSKEHLAMMEKILGPIPPHMLKQTRKQHSVLNGRLDWDEHSSSGRYVQKHCKPLKSLPRRDEDERQLLDLLACMLEYDAGRRITLEEALWHPFFEPARMEKQRRS
- the gpr119 gene encoding glucose-dependent insulinotropic receptor; amino-acid sequence: MSLLRAGGSKSEHDVTAFILSVASCLIVGTNLLVAAALLRLLAKRRIQSWCFVLNLALADTLVGVAITGLATEDFGTNVTSADHMRMAFVMSPCMASILSMFLISLDRYAAIKAPLRYSRFSGMGTAVGSLVALWACSLIVGFLPVMVRQLQTDGYGGLCAFFSVIYPPGIIVLLSVCFFPVLSAFVYIYMDILKIACGHQRHISQISQAGSRTHPPQWPRAMSRYWSHVKALRTVALLVGCFLTLWCPFFVVSMVQLLCASCRLITVLENHLWLLGMSNSLINPLVYACWQREVRTQIAGMLACPVGRRSAHGPVLDVGDRQSHTQT
- the LOC144006607 gene encoding uncharacterized protein LOC144006607 isoform X1 — encoded protein: MLSKRRWTFQDLLKSAHLSSYRGWRIVGTRLGLFTPRDAAFLTSLIFKQEELLKPQEESFLFQSKDVREKPPAGRAGVLGSASGQALLWSAQTQQRNLGRTPVRLGRFISNLMSLFQQLSKRVTHMLRNFL